The region ATGATAAACAGTCTGGCCGTGATAGCCTATCGCATCAATTTCCTGGGACAGTTGCTTTAGCATAGCGGCATGAATTCTGGCTATCTCAAAGTTCATGAAAGTTACATCCTTCACAGTACTTTTTGAAGGATCGTAGGTTTCAATAATCCTCTTTTTGAATGTTTCAGGATAGTCGAAGCTTCTAAAATCCAGCAGCTTGAATTTCGTTTCCCTCGATGCCCCATCAAAAGAAACAACGGCGATGTCTAATCCATCTGCACTTGTACCAGACATCAATCCTGCAATAGTTCTTTTTTTCTTATCTAAAAGTTTCAAAAAATCGGCCCAGTACATTCTATCCCTCCGAACACAGCGTTGTGAAGCAATATTCTGATTCTCGTAATTTCATCTTCGTGCCTCTTTATGAATCCTTTGTTTGTCAAGAAAATTACAAACAGACCGTCTTCTCTGCACCAAATAGTTGTTCCTGTAAACCCACTGTGACCGAAAGCTTTTTCAGAAAGCATATCTCCGCTGCTCGTACCACTTGTCGGGCACATCCAGCCTATGTGTCTTTTGCCCTCGCCTACCTCAACAATTTTCTGGGTAAATAATGAAACTACGTTCATAGGAACTATCTTACCTGATAACAAAGAATCCATGAAAATATATAAATCTTCCACACTGGAAAACAATCCAGCATTACCACTTACACCACCCATGTAATATGCAAGTTCATCGTCAGGCATACCAATCAATCTTTTACCGTCTCTGATCGATGTTGGGGCTATGTTTTCGTGAAATCCTGGGGAAAATCTGGTAATCTTCATTCCAAGGGAATCAAAAATACCATATACAAATTTATCAAACGGCATTTCCACAACTTTTTCAACTATCG is a window of Pseudothermotoga elfii DSM 9442 = NBRC 107921 DNA encoding:
- a CDS encoding serine hydrolase domain-containing protein, producing MGELQRVFRNVDRIVESGLNKIYPGCVVLIARPGEILYKNAYGTLDFERKTKIDTIYDLASVTKVVATTTAVMKLFADGFLHLSDTAGRFLNVEKPKGDITIFQFLTHTSGMQPYSDLWRFLNGRELLEEIIRIQPVSEPGKRIVYSCLNFITLMAIVEKVVEMPFDKFVYGIFDSLGMKITRFSPGFHENIAPTSIRDGKRLIGMPDDELAYYMGGVSGNAGLFSSVEDLYIFMDSLLSGKIVPMNVVSLFTQKIVEVGEGKRHIGWMCPTSGTSSGDMLSEKAFGHSGFTGTTIWCREDGLFVIFLTNKGFIKRHEDEITRIRILLHNAVFGGIECTGPIF